Proteins from a single region of Orcinus orca chromosome 20, mOrcOrc1.1, whole genome shotgun sequence:
- the LOC101283416 gene encoding chymotrypsinogen B — protein MALLWVVLGFFLFGSSFAPHSSTGRSWSALRCLEVPAPSKGSCQLDRWGAEFLAADKTLSARVPQRPGSAESSPDPLGAPPTDQPHCPCPSGCGVPTIDPVLSGLSRIVNGEDAVPGSWPWQVSLQTSSGFHFCGGSLISADWVVTAAHCGVRKSHLVVAGVSDHGSEEEAVQVLRIAEVFEHPLWDLRTVQNDIALLKLATPVSLSRTVSAVCLPSANASFPAGSLCTTTGWGKTRYNALKTPDKLQQATLPIVSNADCRKYWGSKITDVMICAGASGISSCMGDSGGPLVCQKDGAWTLVGIVSWGSGRCGPFSPGVYTRVTKFIPWVLEVLEAN, from the exons ATGGCCCTTCTCTGGGTTGTCCTTGGCTTCTTCCTCTTTGGCAGCAGCTTCG CCCCCCACTCCTCCACTGGGCGCTCCTGGAGCGCCCTCCGCTGCCTGGAGGTCCC GGCACCTTCTAAGGGCAGCTGTCAGCTGGACCGGTGGGGGGCTGAATTCCTTGCAGCGGACAAAACTCTGAGTGCCAGGGTGCCACAGAGGCCTGGAAGTGCTGAGTCTTCCCCTGACCCCCTTGGGGCACCACCCACTGACCAGCCGCACTGTCCTTGTCCCTCAGGCTGCGGGGTCCCCACCATCGACCCTGTGCTGAGCGGCCTGTCCAGGATCGTCAACGGGGAGGACGCTGTCCCCGGCTCCTGGCCCTGGCAGGTGTCCCTGCAG ACTAGCTCCGGCTTCCACTTCTGCGGGGGCTCCCTCATCAGTGCGGACTGGGTGGTCACCGCCGCCCACTGCGGGGTCAG GAAGAGTCACCTCGTGGTGGCCGGGGTATCTGATCACGGCTCCGAGGAGGAGGCTGTTCAGGTGCTCAGGATCGCTGAG GTCTTTGAACACCCCCTGTGGGACCTGCGCACGGTCCAAAACGACATCGCCCTGCTGAAGCTGGCCACGCCCGTGAGCCTCTCCAGGACCGTGTCCGCCGTGTGCCTGCCCAGCGCCAACGCCAGCTTCCCTGCGGGCTCCCTGTGCACCACCACGGGCTGGGGCAAGACCCGGTACAACG CTCTCAAGACCCCCGACAAGCTGCAGCAGGCGACCCTGCCCATCGTGTCCAACGCCGACTGCAGGAAGTACTGGGGCAGCAAGATCACCGACGTGATGATCTGTGCGGGCGCCAGCGGCATCTCCTCCTGCATG GGCGACTCCGGTGGCCCCCTGGTCTGCCAGAAGGATGGAGCCTGGACCCTGGTGGGCATCGTGTCCTGGGGCAGCGGCCGGTGTGGCCCGTTCTCTCCAGGCGTGTACACCCGGGTCACCAAGTTTATTCCCTGGGTTCTCGAAGTTCTGGAGGCCAACTGA